A single genomic interval of Juglans regia cultivar Chandler chromosome 1, Walnut 2.0, whole genome shotgun sequence harbors:
- the LOC109021131 gene encoding uncharacterized protein LOC109021131 isoform X3, producing MKFLQSSSQEPFPSISFSSQLLSFCFDALVHTLGKKTNPVGCIKKWREVRNKHKSCNLQLEEDLLKCKRKQWLGLEYGTTEQ from the exons atgaaatttctGCAAAGTTCCAGCCAAGAaccttttccctccatttcttttAGCTCACAACTCTTATCTTTTTGCTTTGATGCTCTAGTTCACACCCTTGGGAAGAAGACTAATCCAG TTGGGTGTATAAAAAAGTGGAGGGAAGTTAGAAACAAGCATAAATCGTGCAACCTACAGCTTGAAGAG gatTTATTGAAGTGCAAGAGGAAACAATGGTTGGGCTTGGAG TATGGCACTACCGAACAATAA
- the LOC109021131 gene encoding uncharacterized protein LOC109021131 isoform X1, producing MKFLQSSSQEPFPSISFSSQLLSFCFDALVHTLGKKTNPVGCIKKWREVRNKHKSCNLQLEEDLLKCKRKQWLGLEMKMQSKTLLRKERRMLRSLGLGLVNDVSVFGRFCETVWTMYFEKASIL from the exons atgaaatttctGCAAAGTTCCAGCCAAGAaccttttccctccatttcttttAGCTCACAACTCTTATCTTTTTGCTTTGATGCTCTAGTTCACACCCTTGGGAAGAAGACTAATCCAG TTGGGTGTATAAAAAAGTGGAGGGAAGTTAGAAACAAGCATAAATCGTGCAACCTACAGCTTGAAGAG gatTTATTGAAGTGCAAGAGGAAACAATGGTTGGGCTTGGAG ATGAAGATGCAGAGCAAGACACTACTCAGGAAGGAGAGACGAATGCTTAGAAGCCTTGGGTTGGGTCTTGttaatgatgtttcagtttttgGTCGGTTTTGTGAAACTGTTTGGACTATGTATTTTGAGAAAGCAAGCATTTTGTAA
- the LOC109021131 gene encoding uncharacterized protein LOC109021131 isoform X2: MKFLQSSSQEPFPSISFSSQLLSFCFDALVHTLGKKTNPVGCIKKWREVRNKHKSCNLQLEEDLLKCKRKQWLGLESKTLLRKERRMLRSLGLGLVNDVSVFGRFCETVWTMYFEKASIL, encoded by the exons atgaaatttctGCAAAGTTCCAGCCAAGAaccttttccctccatttcttttAGCTCACAACTCTTATCTTTTTGCTTTGATGCTCTAGTTCACACCCTTGGGAAGAAGACTAATCCAG TTGGGTGTATAAAAAAGTGGAGGGAAGTTAGAAACAAGCATAAATCGTGCAACCTACAGCTTGAAGAG gatTTATTGAAGTGCAAGAGGAAACAATGGTTGGGCTTGGAG AGCAAGACACTACTCAGGAAGGAGAGACGAATGCTTAGAAGCCTTGGGTTGGGTCTTGttaatgatgtttcagtttttgGTCGGTTTTGTGAAACTGTTTGGACTATGTATTTTGAGAAAGCAAGCATTTTGTAA